A genomic window from Thermoanaerobaculales bacterium includes:
- a CDS encoding transglutaminase-like domain-containing protein: MVALCLSWTAAAASHEASYLVSAAVPPVSVTANGYVQTVAPAADGAVEVQVAVILGPIGSSGAYAGLPTLAGGRPPEGFELPPALRRSLRPDLEAWEAATRVLEWSAAHLSVDAGDEQPQDAASVLGRGRGRCSGVANATAALLLAAGFEAVTVSGLLVTDDGAIPHRWVACRLPGAGWVHTDPTLGLWTITTGHVAFADTVADSPAVRVLARGGDRIGALPRRGGRPVRPNVGAGLVCRVVPNGGAATAVAVLSGGDGDTHRAVLAPEGRFDALLPGRWRLVVVAGDRVVEDLQLVLRAGELSSITVELPTTPATGVGS; the protein is encoded by the coding sequence ATGGTCGCGCTCTGTCTGTCGTGGACAGCGGCCGCGGCCAGCCACGAAGCGAGCTACCTGGTGAGCGCGGCGGTCCCGCCGGTGAGCGTGACCGCCAACGGGTACGTGCAGACAGTCGCGCCGGCGGCCGACGGCGCGGTCGAGGTCCAGGTGGCGGTGATCCTCGGCCCGATCGGCTCCTCGGGAGCCTACGCCGGCCTGCCCACTCTGGCGGGTGGGCGACCGCCCGAGGGCTTCGAGCTGCCGCCAGCGCTGCGCCGGAGCCTGCGCCCTGACCTCGAGGCGTGGGAGGCGGCGACGCGGGTCCTCGAGTGGTCCGCTGCGCACCTGTCGGTCGATGCCGGCGACGAGCAGCCCCAGGACGCGGCCAGCGTGCTCGGGCGCGGGCGTGGGCGTTGCTCGGGTGTCGCGAACGCGACGGCCGCGCTGCTGCTGGCCGCGGGCTTCGAGGCGGTCACGGTGAGCGGGCTGCTGGTCACCGACGACGGTGCGATTCCACACCGTTGGGTCGCCTGCCGGTTGCCCGGGGCGGGCTGGGTGCACACCGACCCGACGCTCGGCCTGTGGACGATCACCACCGGCCATGTGGCATTCGCGGACACGGTTGCCGATTCCCCCGCAGTGCGGGTCCTGGCGCGCGGCGGCGACCGGATCGGTGCTCTGCCGCGGCGGGGCGGCCGCCCGGTGCGGCCGAACGTCGGTGCCGGGCTGGTGTGCCGGGTGGTTCCCAACGGCGGCGCGGCCACGGCGGTCGCGGTCCTGTCGGGCGGCGACGGCGACACCCACCGCGCGGTGCTGGCACCCGAGGGACGGTTCGACGCGCTGCTGCCCGGCCGCTGGCGACTGGTCGTGGTGGCCGGGGACCGGGTGGTCGAGGACCTGCAGCTGGTGCTGCGCGCGGGTGAGCTCAGCAGCATCACGGTCGAGCTGCCGACGACGCCGGCCACGGGGGTCGGCTCGTGA
- the nusB gene encoding transcription antitermination factor NusB, whose amino-acid sequence MGSRRRARELALQLLYQYELTHGELEQMQADFDEWRGATDAVREFADALLRGTLEHLAEIDGELEQQTAHWRLDRLAAVDRNIIRLAMYELLFQSATPHAVVIDEAIEIAKKYGAEESPRFVNGVLDGFLKRKVGTG is encoded by the coding sequence GTGGGCTCCCGCCGACGGGCCCGCGAGCTGGCTCTCCAGCTGCTGTACCAGTACGAGCTCACCCACGGCGAGCTCGAACAGATGCAGGCGGACTTCGACGAGTGGCGAGGTGCCACCGATGCGGTGCGCGAGTTCGCCGATGCCCTGCTGCGGGGGACGCTCGAGCACCTCGCGGAGATCGACGGCGAGCTCGAGCAGCAGACCGCGCACTGGCGCCTCGACCGGCTGGCCGCCGTGGATCGGAACATCATCCGGCTCGCCATGTACGAGCTGCTGTTCCAGTCCGCGACCCCCCACGCCGTCGTCATCGACGAGGCGATCGAGATCGCGAAGAAGTACGGCGCCGAGGAGTCGCCGCGGTTCGTCAACGGCGTGCTTGACGGCTTCCTGAAGCGGAAGGTCGGCACCGGATGA